One Benincasa hispida cultivar B227 chromosome 5, ASM972705v1, whole genome shotgun sequence genomic window carries:
- the LOC120078311 gene encoding uncharacterized membrane protein At4g09580 — protein sequence MEKKGETNVVVGKMGKFQLSFWEVGVFTTVVIAFLFGLLCVYLTMPASDYSFLKLPRNLQDLQILRDHLEEYTSDYTAQVLVGYCVVYIFMQTFMIPGTVFMSLLAGALFGVFKGVALVVFTATAGASSCYFLSKMIGKPLAFTLWPEKVKFFQDQVSRRREKLLNYMLFLRLTPTLPNTFINVASPIVDVPYRTFFLATVVGLIPAAYVTVRAGLALGELRSVGDLYDFNSIATLFLIGIVSVTPTLVGKSKS from the exons ATGGAGAAGAAAGGGGAAACGAATGTTGTTGTTGGTAAGATGGGTAAGTTTCAATTGAGTTTTTGGGAGGTGGGTGTGTTTACCACTGTTGTAATTGCCTTCCTTTTTGGCCTTCTCTGTGTTTACCTAACCATGCCGGCCTCCGATTACAGCTTCCTCAAGCTTCCTCGTAACCTTCAAGATCTTCAAATCCTCAg AGATCACCTTGAGGAATATACAAGTGACTACACTGCACAGGTCTTGGTGGGATACTGCGTCGTCTACATCTTTATGCAGACCTTCATGATACCTGGAACGGTTTTCATGTCACTGCTGGCCGGAGCCCTCTTTGGAGTCTTTAAGGGCGTTGCTCTCGTCGTATTCACTGCTACAGCCGGAGCTTCCTCTTGCTATTTCCTCTCAAAGATGATTGGGAAGCCCCTCGCCTTTACTCTTTGGCCTGAAAAGGTGAAGTTCTTTCAAGATCAG GTTTCTAGGAGAAGGGAAAAACTGTTGAATTACATGCTTTTTCTAAGATTGACTCCAACCTTGCCAAATACATTCATCAATGTTGCATCTCCGATCGTCGATGTGCCTTACCGTACCTTCTTTCTCGCCACTGTGGTTGGTCTCATCCCAGCTGCATACGTTACAGTCAGG GCTGGATTGGCGCTCGGAGAATTGCGATCGGTTGGTGACCTATACGACTTCAACTCGATTGCCACACTGTTTCTGATTGGAATTGTCTCGGTGACCCCGACTTTAGTTGGCAAGAGTAAATCATAG